Proteins from a genomic interval of Pseudodesulfovibrio nedwellii:
- a CDS encoding branched-chain amino acid ABC transporter permease, whose protein sequence is MQGKCGLFFTSYRGEARIFQSGFQKLMIGLLVAALCVAPLVLDVFTTSVMNLIFISVIGAVSLNLLTGVCGQISLGHGAFIGVGAYAAGQCSLHGVPFPLAILTGGLITAMVGMVFGVPSLRLKGIYLAIATLAAQLVLEYVFLHGGVLTGGSNGLLLDPPQMFGFSFDTEGRMYYLLFAFTAASLLMVSNIMRSKYGRAFVSIRDFYLSAEIVGVNLFWYKLIAFGVSSFLAGVAGGLWGHYTGYISAEQFNIGLSISYLAMIIIGGLGSVIGSVFGAIFIVLLPEVLNIVANGVGAYFPDIAQHLVALREGVFGLVLILFLIFEPEGLANRWRLAKAYWKLYPFAH, encoded by the coding sequence ATGCAAGGCAAATGCGGTCTCTTTTTCACCTCCTATCGCGGCGAAGCTCGGATTTTTCAATCCGGTTTCCAAAAACTCATGATCGGCCTGCTTGTTGCGGCCCTGTGTGTTGCCCCATTGGTACTCGATGTCTTTACGACATCCGTCATGAACTTGATTTTTATCTCGGTCATCGGCGCGGTGTCCCTTAACTTGTTGACCGGCGTATGCGGGCAGATTTCTCTCGGTCATGGTGCATTCATTGGTGTGGGTGCTTACGCAGCGGGACAATGCTCCTTACACGGCGTTCCATTTCCGTTGGCTATTTTGACCGGAGGTCTGATTACGGCCATGGTCGGCATGGTGTTTGGTGTCCCATCGCTTAGGCTCAAGGGTATTTATCTTGCTATCGCAACGTTGGCGGCCCAGTTGGTGCTTGAATATGTGTTTCTGCACGGTGGAGTGTTAACCGGCGGGTCCAATGGGTTGTTGCTCGATCCTCCGCAGATGTTTGGCTTCAGTTTTGATACCGAGGGCCGGATGTACTATCTGCTTTTCGCCTTTACTGCTGCCAGCCTGCTCATGGTGTCAAATATCATGCGGTCTAAGTATGGACGTGCTTTTGTGTCCATCAGGGATTTTTATCTGTCGGCTGAAATAGTGGGTGTGAACCTGTTTTGGTACAAGCTCATCGCGTTCGGCGTCAGTTCATTCTTAGCGGGTGTGGCCGGTGGGCTGTGGGGGCATTACACGGGGTATATTTCTGCTGAGCAGTTTAACATAGGGCTGTCCATTTCCTATCTCGCCATGATCATTATCGGCGGGTTGGGGTCGGTCATAGGTTCTGTGTTCGGTGCCATATTCATCGTGCTCCTCCCGGAGGTTCTCAATATCGTGGCGAACGGTGTGGGCGCTTATTTCCCTGACATCGCTCAGCACCTTGTGGCCCTGCGCGAAGGTGTGTTCGGATTGGTCCTTATTCTATTCCTGATTTTTGAACCGGAAGGATTGGCAAACCGTTGGCGTTTGGCCAAGGCATATTGGAAGTTGTATCCGTTTGCTCATTAG
- a CDS encoding branched-chain amino acid ABC transporter permease: protein MEYYLQLIVNGLVVGGIYSLVALGFVIIYKATKVVNFAQGELVMVGAYMCFALTVQFNIPFIWAFFITLGFSVLLGLAIERMVLRPLIGEEHISVIMVTVGMSSVLKSLVQLFWGTQIKVYPQVLPSEPIVIAGLPVAPVYIAAFVLSAVLFAIFSVFFKYSRTGIAMRATAFDQQAAQSMGIGIKNIFAMSWCIACVVSSVGGVILGNINGINSHIGHLGLKVFPAVILGGLDSLLGAALGGLIIGVLENVCDGAARQLFGLGGFREVAAFIILVIILMIKPYGLFGTKEIERV, encoded by the coding sequence ATGGAATATTATCTGCAACTCATCGTCAATGGATTGGTGGTCGGCGGGATCTATTCCTTGGTCGCCCTGGGGTTCGTCATTATTTACAAGGCCACAAAGGTCGTGAACTTCGCACAGGGTGAACTGGTCATGGTCGGGGCATACATGTGCTTCGCGTTGACCGTACAGTTTAACATCCCGTTTATCTGGGCATTCTTTATCACTCTGGGATTTTCAGTCCTGCTCGGGCTTGCCATCGAACGTATGGTCCTGCGGCCACTCATTGGCGAGGAACATATCTCGGTTATCATGGTTACAGTGGGCATGAGTTCCGTGCTCAAGTCATTGGTACAACTTTTTTGGGGAACCCAGATCAAGGTGTATCCGCAGGTGTTGCCGAGTGAACCGATCGTGATCGCAGGTTTGCCCGTGGCTCCTGTCTATATCGCTGCCTTTGTGCTCTCTGCAGTCCTGTTCGCCATATTCTCGGTTTTCTTTAAATACTCACGGACAGGGATTGCCATGCGTGCCACGGCATTTGACCAACAAGCCGCGCAATCTATGGGGATTGGTATCAAAAATATCTTTGCCATGAGTTGGTGCATCGCCTGCGTCGTGTCTTCTGTGGGCGGTGTCATTCTTGGCAATATCAACGGTATCAACTCCCACATTGGTCATCTTGGACTGAAAGTTTTCCCGGCGGTGATTCTCGGCGGGCTGGATTCCCTGCTTGGCGCGGCACTTGGCGGGTTGATTATTGGTGTGCTTGAAAATGTGTGTGATGGAGCGGCGCGGCAGTTGTTCGGTCTGGGTGGTTTCCGAGAGGTTGCGGCCTTCATCATTTTGGTCATTATTTTAATGATCAAGCCATACGGTCTGTTCGGGACCAAAGAGATCGAGAGGGTTTAG
- a CDS encoding AMP-binding protein, which produces MAKPYKTTLPRLLCKQAEERGEKTALREKEWGVWQAVSWQKNLKVTAEFACGLEHFGLGKGDIVILIGDNRPEWIWAELAIQGLGGIALGLYQDSPAEEIEYIFALTECKLVVAEDQEQVDKMLSFRANLPNLKHIIYHEPKGLKAYEADVDGLLDFKAVRRLGREGCKDAVARYRELVSAVKPDDPALIATTSGTTGRPKLAVLSHANLLSMAHNLGKYDPKSATDEFVSFLPLAWMGEQMMAVASALLFGFCVNFPENPDTASNDSREIGPHFIFSPPRVYESIAAKVQGDIMETTKFKRFLYNLFLPIGYEYVDTVFAGETPSAWLKLKYFIADQGLFRALRDRLGFSRMRSATTGGAALGPDIFRFFHALGVRLKQIYGQTEIAGISCIHKEGEVDFTSVGAPIPETEVKITDEGEIVSRSPAVFLGYYKNEEATRETVNGDGWLLSGDAGYFDDNGRLVVIDRLKDVMHLNDGTQFSPQFLENKVKFSPFLRESVVLGGGRDYVAAILCIDMAIVGHWAETQMITYTTYQDLAAKEEVYALIKAEIAKTNDSLPGETQIKRFCLLYKELDPDDGELTRTRKVRRSTINERYGALIESLYTDACAVNLETEITYQDGRVREMCGDIRIEDMEA; this is translated from the coding sequence ATGGCAAAACCATATAAGACAACGTTGCCCCGACTGCTGTGCAAACAGGCCGAGGAACGCGGCGAAAAGACTGCCCTGCGAGAAAAGGAGTGGGGTGTCTGGCAGGCCGTGTCCTGGCAGAAGAATCTCAAAGTGACGGCGGAGTTCGCGTGCGGCCTCGAACATTTCGGGCTGGGCAAGGGCGACATTGTTATTCTCATTGGTGACAACCGCCCGGAATGGATCTGGGCAGAGCTTGCCATTCAGGGGCTGGGCGGCATTGCGCTGGGTCTGTATCAGGACTCCCCCGCAGAAGAAATCGAGTATATATTCGCACTGACTGAGTGCAAACTGGTGGTGGCCGAGGATCAGGAGCAGGTCGACAAGATGCTCTCATTCCGCGCAAACCTGCCCAATCTTAAGCATATTATTTACCACGAGCCAAAAGGCCTCAAAGCCTATGAAGCGGACGTGGACGGACTGTTGGATTTCAAGGCTGTCCGTCGTCTGGGCCGTGAAGGCTGCAAGGATGCCGTGGCTCGATATAGAGAGCTGGTCAGCGCGGTCAAACCGGATGATCCGGCATTGATCGCCACAACGTCCGGCACCACTGGCCGTCCCAAGTTGGCAGTACTTTCACACGCCAACCTGCTGTCAATGGCGCACAATTTGGGCAAGTATGACCCCAAGAGCGCAACCGATGAGTTCGTGTCTTTTTTGCCGCTGGCGTGGATGGGCGAGCAGATGATGGCTGTGGCCTCGGCCCTGCTGTTCGGCTTTTGCGTCAATTTCCCGGAGAACCCGGACACAGCATCCAATGACTCCCGCGAGATCGGGCCGCATTTCATCTTTTCTCCACCTCGAGTGTATGAGTCCATCGCTGCCAAAGTGCAGGGCGACATCATGGAGACCACGAAGTTCAAGCGGTTCCTCTACAATTTGTTTTTGCCCATCGGGTATGAATACGTGGATACCGTGTTTGCCGGAGAGACTCCGTCTGCTTGGTTGAAGCTGAAGTATTTTATTGCCGACCAAGGGTTGTTTCGCGCCCTGCGTGATCGTCTTGGTTTCAGCCGTATGCGTTCGGCAACAACAGGCGGCGCCGCTCTCGGCCCGGATATTTTCCGTTTTTTCCATGCGCTCGGTGTCAGGCTCAAACAGATTTACGGCCAGACAGAAATCGCAGGTATTTCCTGCATCCACAAGGAAGGCGAAGTTGATTTTACTTCAGTGGGTGCACCCATTCCGGAAACAGAAGTGAAGATTACGGATGAGGGTGAGATTGTTTCCCGATCTCCAGCGGTTTTTCTTGGTTATTACAAGAACGAGGAAGCCACTCGTGAGACCGTAAACGGAGATGGCTGGTTGCTTTCGGGGGATGCCGGATACTTCGACGACAACGGGCGTCTGGTGGTCATCGATCGTTTGAAGGATGTTATGCACCTCAATGATGGAACCCAGTTCTCGCCGCAATTTTTGGAGAACAAAGTCAAGTTCTCTCCGTTTTTGCGAGAATCCGTTGTGTTGGGCGGCGGGCGTGACTATGTGGCCGCAATTTTGTGCATTGATATGGCTATCGTGGGTCATTGGGCTGAGACTCAGATGATCACATATACCACGTATCAGGATTTGGCAGCCAAGGAAGAAGTCTACGCGCTCATCAAAGCAGAGATTGCGAAGACTAATGATTCGCTCCCCGGAGAGACGCAGATCAAGCGTTTTTGTCTGCTCTACAAGGAATTGGACCCTGACGATGGTGAGTTGACCCGAACCCGCAAAGTGCGGCGGTCAACTATCAACGAGCGGTATGGTGCGTTGATCGAATCACTTTATACCGATGCATGCGCAGTGAATCTGGAAACTGAAATTACGTATCAGGATGGCCGGGTGCGAGAGATGTGTGGCGATATCCGCATAGAAGACATGGAGGCGTAA
- a CDS encoding ABC transporter ATP-binding protein translates to MAYLDVSDVTLTFKGIAALMGVSFTVEQGTIASLIGPNGAGKTSMLNCISGRYIPDGGASGPCKISLDDECLLSLPAHKRTELGLSRTFQNIALFKGLSVLDNLMVGRHSQINYGLLSSIFYWGKAVRTEDRHRRRVEDVIDFLNLSPYRHQHAGRLPYGVQKRVELGRALAAEPKLILLDEPMAGMNLEETEDMARYILDIAEEWGVTVLLVEHDMGVVMDISDKVVVLDFGAKLAEGTPDEVQADKNVIAAYLGTEEATFTGR, encoded by the coding sequence ATGGCTTACCTCGACGTCAGTGACGTAACACTCACCTTCAAGGGCATCGCCGCCCTTATGGGGGTGTCGTTCACCGTGGAACAAGGGACCATTGCGTCCCTCATTGGTCCAAACGGTGCCGGCAAAACCTCCATGCTCAACTGCATCAGCGGTCGCTACATTCCCGATGGCGGAGCCAGCGGACCGTGCAAGATTTCATTAGACGACGAATGTCTGCTGTCCCTTCCCGCGCACAAGCGTACGGAATTGGGGCTCTCGCGGACATTCCAAAACATCGCCTTGTTCAAGGGATTGTCCGTGCTGGACAACCTTATGGTCGGGCGACACAGTCAGATCAACTATGGTTTGCTATCGTCCATTTTCTACTGGGGCAAAGCCGTCCGTACTGAGGACAGGCATCGTCGCCGCGTGGAAGATGTGATCGATTTTCTTAACCTATCCCCCTATCGGCACCAACACGCGGGACGCCTTCCCTACGGTGTGCAGAAAAGGGTGGAACTCGGACGTGCACTAGCCGCCGAACCCAAGCTTATCCTTCTGGATGAGCCGATGGCTGGCATGAACCTCGAAGAAACCGAGGACATGGCCAGATATATCTTGGATATCGCCGAAGAATGGGGCGTCACCGTCCTATTGGTTGAACACGACATGGGAGTTGTCATGGACATCTCTGATAAGGTCGTTGTTCTCGATTTTGGTGCCAAGCTAGCCGAGGGTACGCCGGATGAAGTGCAGGCGGACAAGAATGTCATCGCCGCCTACCTAGGAACCGAGGAAGCTACATTTACCGGGAGATAG
- a CDS encoding CBS domain-containing protein: MYVGLKMLRDFVKVTPQTLVKDAQKQLEESKLWMLLVVDEDGKLVGYVRKEDISAALPSIMTSLEKHEINYLMSKLTVEKIYRTDIKTVAPETEIEGAADMMYEMNLAGLAVVDSAGELIGYINRNVMLDVLAEEMGYREGGSRLTIEVEDRSGVLYEVAGVIANMKMSIISTGTFFFNGRRVVVVRIDTEDPSAVEASLKDRGYKLVAPDDFKGEWT; the protein is encoded by the coding sequence ATGTACGTCGGACTGAAAATGCTTCGCGACTTCGTTAAAGTCACCCCCCAGACTCTGGTCAAGGACGCCCAGAAGCAGCTTGAAGAAAGCAAGCTTTGGATGCTCCTGGTGGTGGACGAGGACGGCAAGCTGGTCGGCTACGTGCGCAAGGAAGATATCTCCGCTGCCCTGCCCAGCATCATGACCTCCCTGGAGAAACACGAGATCAACTACCTGATGAGTAAGCTGACCGTAGAGAAAATCTACCGCACCGACATCAAGACCGTGGCCCCTGAGACCGAAATCGAGGGTGCTGCCGACATGATGTACGAAATGAACCTGGCCGGACTGGCCGTGGTCGACAGTGCCGGTGAGCTTATCGGGTATATTAATCGAAACGTCATGCTCGACGTTCTTGCCGAAGAGATGGGATACCGCGAGGGCGGCAGCCGCCTCACTATTGAGGTGGAAGACCGTTCCGGTGTACTTTACGAAGTCGCCGGTGTCATCGCCAACATGAAAATGTCCATCATCTCCACCGGCACTTTCTTTTTTAACGGACGCCGCGTTGTCGTCGTCCGCATAGATACCGAAGACCCGTCCGCAGTAGAGGCATCTCTCAAGGACCGGGGCTACAAATTGGTCGCTCCCGACGATTTCAAGGGAGAATGGACCTAA
- a CDS encoding pentapeptide repeat-containing protein, producing MKRILGLICVLTVLLTTPALAFNQADVDRLAAGDKNMQGADLSGAPLFADPYDGVNFSGANLSNATMIGRVFQNCDFRGANLRDAQFRSARFLECDLSGQDFSGVSFSHQQMMQCTLRNARFNGAFVENVLMHQNDIAGAKFDKATLKGGRWYQEDGTGITWDNIKFQQPSIVLDAIKISEVYKPYLSSQIPVGKVQWVASSGRQVDPSKVQLNKKVKTYEPVTPKGVQKGMVPKAP from the coding sequence ATGAAACGGATACTCGGATTGATTTGTGTGTTGACAGTATTGTTGACCACGCCCGCTTTGGCGTTTAACCAGGCTGACGTGGACCGATTGGCTGCCGGGGACAAGAACATGCAGGGCGCAGATTTGAGCGGTGCGCCTTTGTTTGCTGATCCTTATGACGGCGTGAATTTCAGTGGCGCTAACCTGAGCAATGCCACTATGATCGGGCGGGTTTTTCAAAATTGCGATTTCCGGGGGGCGAACCTCAGGGATGCCCAGTTTCGTAGTGCGCGGTTCCTCGAGTGTGACCTGAGCGGCCAGGATTTTTCTGGGGTTAGCTTCAGTCATCAGCAAATGATGCAATGTACCTTGCGCAACGCCCGGTTTAACGGAGCGTTTGTGGAGAATGTCCTGATGCATCAAAATGATATTGCCGGGGCCAAATTCGACAAGGCCACGCTCAAGGGCGGGCGATGGTATCAGGAGGATGGAACCGGTATCACTTGGGATAATATCAAATTTCAGCAACCTTCCATCGTGTTGGACGCCATCAAGATCAGTGAGGTCTACAAACCGTATCTGTCCAGTCAGATTCCGGTCGGCAAGGTCCAGTGGGTGGCCTCGTCAGGACGCCAGGTAGATCCGTCCAAGGTACAACTCAATAAAAAGGTCAAGACCTACGAGCCTGTTACCCCAAAAGGTGTGCAAAAGGGGATGGTTCCGAAGGCACCATAA
- a CDS encoding cobyric acid synthase — translation MEKQTLFAGIPDMLDEQKYAHGGNVRRMAETAGCAPEDILDFSANVNPLGPPPWLGQVVGQALQNVDSYPDPECHDLVMAASEKYKIWPTQVLPGNGASELLFAIAGMGQHRQAIIPSPTYVDYARACKAHRLPIVEAGMTEDFQVDFPAMGSLLTTPSVVFLCSPNNPTGTMISPDDLREVAAMFPQSRFVVDASFSDFLPEDRDQLIRNRPANVITVLSLTKFYAIPGIRLGLAFADPEIVLQIKQRMPAWSVNTLAQSVGIKCLCDTQYAAETREQTALLRESLASGLRNVPGIKVLPGTANYLLCRVERIGQDAVMLRDKLLAEHHIGIRLCGNYTGLDDSWFRVAVRSQGENEQLIKAMEAVSGTAKPPVVKRIKRTPALMLQGTSSNAGKSVLAAAFCRIFLQDGYNVAPFKAQNMSLNSYVTDQGGEMGRAQVTQAMACRLKPDVRMNPVLLKPGSDVGSQVIVMGQPVGNMAVREYVEYKPRAWEAVKTAYDSLANEYDIMVLEGAGSPAEVNLKHHDIVNMAMAKYADARVLLAGDIDRGGVFASMVGTMSLLTPMERSLVEGFLINRFRGDATLLEPAFGQMFEHTGKPVLGTIPYIHSLGLPEEDSVSFKEGLLPDSVKFPDDECVEVVVVDLPRISNFNDIDPLFAEPDVKVRVVTDARDVGTPDAIILPGSKSTVPDMKALKGTGMAAVLRELAGDGHKTRIVGICGGFQMLGDIVDDPYGLESETTRVEGFGLLPVQTSLAPEKTLTRTWGVHSSSGQKVHGYEIHHGQTTPLSEILRVALRNNNGEPLGYGRADGRIFGTYLHGLFDADEFRRWFIDQLRMDKGLSPLEQVQTTFDLEDAIDNLASVVREAVCMDSIYKSLGLSGCCAQASLFYKLGG, via the coding sequence ATGGAAAAACAGACATTATTTGCGGGGATTCCCGATATGTTGGATGAGCAGAAGTATGCTCATGGCGGGAATGTGCGGCGTATGGCCGAGACTGCCGGGTGTGCGCCCGAGGATATTCTTGATTTTTCCGCCAATGTGAACCCGCTTGGACCACCGCCGTGGCTGGGGCAGGTGGTGGGGCAGGCGTTGCAGAACGTAGATTCGTACCCGGATCCGGAATGTCATGACTTGGTCATGGCGGCCTCTGAGAAATACAAGATTTGGCCCACGCAGGTTTTGCCGGGGAACGGTGCGTCCGAGTTGTTGTTCGCCATCGCGGGTATGGGCCAGCATCGGCAGGCCATTATTCCGTCACCCACCTATGTGGATTATGCGAGGGCATGTAAGGCGCACCGACTGCCCATAGTTGAAGCCGGGATGACCGAGGATTTTCAGGTGGATTTTCCGGCCATGGGATCGCTGCTGACCACGCCGTCCGTGGTTTTTTTGTGCAGCCCGAACAATCCCACGGGTACGATGATTTCGCCGGATGATTTGCGTGAGGTCGCGGCCATGTTCCCGCAATCGCGTTTTGTGGTGGATGCTTCCTTCAGCGATTTTCTGCCTGAAGATCGAGATCAGCTTATCCGTAATCGACCGGCCAACGTCATCACCGTTCTTTCCCTGACCAAATTTTACGCCATCCCCGGTATTCGGCTTGGGTTGGCCTTTGCCGACCCCGAGATCGTCTTGCAGATCAAACAACGTATGCCAGCATGGTCCGTGAACACGCTGGCCCAGAGTGTGGGCATCAAGTGCCTCTGCGACACGCAGTACGCCGCCGAGACCCGTGAACAGACGGCGTTGCTCCGTGAGTCGCTTGCCTCGGGACTGCGAAACGTGCCGGGGATCAAGGTCTTGCCGGGGACAGCCAACTACCTGCTTTGTCGGGTGGAGCGTATCGGGCAGGATGCGGTCATGCTCCGTGACAAACTGCTGGCCGAACATCATATAGGTATTCGTTTGTGCGGTAACTACACAGGGTTGGACGACAGTTGGTTCCGGGTTGCTGTTCGGAGTCAGGGCGAGAATGAACAGCTGATCAAGGCCATGGAAGCGGTCAGTGGTACGGCGAAGCCTCCGGTAGTCAAACGTATTAAGCGCACTCCGGCGTTGATGCTTCAAGGTACCAGCTCCAATGCGGGTAAATCCGTGTTGGCTGCGGCGTTTTGTCGGATTTTTTTGCAGGACGGCTATAATGTGGCTCCCTTCAAGGCGCAGAACATGTCGCTGAATTCCTATGTCACGGATCAGGGCGGAGAGATGGGCCGTGCACAGGTGACGCAGGCTATGGCCTGTCGATTGAAACCGGATGTGCGTATGAACCCCGTATTGCTCAAGCCCGGTTCTGATGTTGGTTCGCAGGTGATTGTTATGGGGCAGCCTGTGGGCAATATGGCTGTGCGTGAGTATGTGGAATACAAGCCTCGCGCTTGGGAAGCTGTCAAAACTGCTTATGACTCCCTTGCCAACGAGTATGACATCATGGTGCTCGAAGGGGCGGGCAGTCCTGCTGAAGTGAATTTGAAACACCATGATATTGTGAATATGGCCATGGCCAAATACGCGGATGCGCGGGTATTGTTGGCAGGTGATATCGATCGGGGCGGCGTGTTTGCGTCCATGGTCGGCACAATGAGCTTGCTTACACCCATGGAACGGTCATTGGTGGAAGGCTTTCTCATCAATCGGTTCCGGGGTGACGCCACCTTGCTGGAGCCTGCCTTTGGCCAGATGTTTGAGCATACGGGCAAACCTGTGCTTGGCACCATTCCGTATATCCATTCGCTCGGTTTGCCCGAAGAGGATTCCGTCTCCTTCAAGGAAGGGCTGCTTCCTGACAGTGTAAAATTCCCTGATGACGAATGTGTGGAAGTCGTCGTTGTGGACCTGCCGCGCATATCGAATTTCAATGACATCGACCCGCTGTTTGCCGAGCCGGACGTCAAGGTCCGTGTGGTAACGGATGCCCGCGATGTGGGGACACCGGATGCCATTATTTTGCCTGGTTCCAAGTCGACAGTGCCGGATATGAAAGCACTCAAGGGAACTGGCATGGCTGCGGTGTTGCGTGAGCTGGCAGGCGACGGACACAAGACGCGCATTGTCGGTATATGCGGTGGATTTCAGATGCTCGGCGATATTGTGGATGACCCGTATGGCCTTGAATCAGAGACCACTCGTGTTGAAGGATTCGGCTTGTTGCCTGTGCAGACTTCGCTCGCCCCGGAAAAGACCCTAACCCGTACATGGGGGGTACATTCCTCGTCCGGTCAAAAGGTTCACGGGTATGAAATTCATCATGGTCAGACAACGCCGTTGTCTGAAATTTTGCGTGTGGCTTTGCGCAATAATAACGGCGAGCCGTTGGGATACGGCAGGGCGGATGGGCGTATATTCGGCACGTACCTTCACGGATTATTCGATGCAGATGAGTTTCGTCGTTGGTTTATTGATCAGTTGCGCATGGACAAAGGGCTGTCGCCTCTTGAACAGGTTCAAACCACATTTGACCTGGAAGATGCCATTGATAATTTGGCGAGTGTTGTGCGTGAGGCCGTGTGCATGGATTCCATCTATAAGTCGTTAGGCTTGAGTGGTTGCTGTGCCCAGGCAAGTCTGTTTTACAAACTCGGCGGTTGA
- a CDS encoding MBL fold metallo-hydrolase — protein MSDLLRKVDRVSILTLQDNYIDVLAMDGNDTIERPFLVKNPTKTGATLSLSPAAEHGFSTCITVEADGQERRMLFDFGCSPHGAAFNADLLNEDMTRVEALALSHGHLDHFGGMKQLVERTGRSDLELVTHPGVFKESRFVKTPTGYQLIFPTLARADVEDLGVSVVESEVPRQMLDGNALFLGEIPRNCDFERGMPNAFQKNGGEESFDTIEDDSSMVFHLKGKGLVILSGCAHAGIVNTVNYAREVTGVDKVHAIMGGFHLTGPDFVHAVEPTIAAFQSFSPQHVIPAHCTGRAATLAIEKAMPDEFILNMSGTTLNFI, from the coding sequence ATGAGTGATCTTCTCAGAAAAGTAGACAGGGTCTCGATTCTTACGCTTCAAGATAACTATATCGATGTACTGGCCATGGATGGAAACGATACAATCGAACGGCCATTTCTTGTAAAAAATCCTACAAAGACCGGAGCGACATTGTCGTTGAGCCCCGCTGCGGAACATGGATTTTCGACATGCATCACCGTGGAGGCGGACGGGCAGGAACGACGTATGCTTTTTGATTTTGGGTGCTCACCTCATGGCGCGGCATTTAACGCAGACTTATTGAATGAGGACATGACACGTGTCGAGGCGTTGGCGCTTTCACATGGTCATTTGGATCATTTCGGGGGTATGAAGCAATTGGTTGAGCGGACGGGCCGGTCGGATTTGGAACTCGTCACGCATCCCGGGGTGTTCAAGGAGAGTCGTTTCGTGAAGACTCCCACGGGGTATCAGCTTATTTTCCCAACGCTTGCGAGAGCGGATGTGGAGGATTTAGGTGTGTCCGTAGTTGAATCCGAAGTTCCTCGTCAGATGTTGGACGGGAACGCTTTGTTCTTGGGGGAGATTCCTAGAAATTGTGATTTTGAACGGGGGATGCCCAACGCGTTTCAAAAAAACGGCGGGGAAGAATCTTTCGATACCATAGAGGACGATTCATCCATGGTCTTCCATTTGAAGGGGAAAGGGTTAGTTATCCTTTCGGGTTGTGCGCATGCCGGTATAGTCAATACGGTCAACTATGCGCGAGAGGTTACGGGAGTAGACAAGGTCCATGCGATCATGGGTGGTTTCCATTTGACCGGGCCTGATTTTGTCCATGCTGTCGAGCCGACCATAGCGGCTTTTCAATCGTTTTCACCGCAGCACGTGATCCCGGCGCATTGCACAGGACGGGCGGCAACCCTTGCCATTGAAAAGGCCATGCCAGATGAGTTTATTTTGAATATGTCCGGGACGACATTGAATTTTATTTGA
- the lepB gene encoding signal peptidase I, with protein sequence MTQSSLKSFRDSIEAIVVALLLAFVIRAFIVQAFKIPSGSMLETLQIGDHLLVTKFAYDVRLPSNIWLDTTDGKVLAKTGDPERGDIVVFKFPEDESKDFIKRVIGLPGETIEIRNKVVYIDGQPIDEPYTQHTKFTRNPIRDDFGPFTVPQDEFFVMGDNREGSYDSRWWGPVKRQKIVGKALVIYWSWGSLTDIRFNRIGTMFN encoded by the coding sequence ATGACCCAAAGCTCTCTGAAATCCTTTCGCGACTCCATCGAGGCCATTGTCGTCGCCCTGCTGCTCGCCTTTGTTATCCGCGCCTTTATTGTTCAAGCTTTTAAAATCCCGTCCGGTTCCATGTTGGAGACCTTGCAGATCGGCGATCATTTGCTGGTCACCAAGTTCGCGTATGACGTGCGCCTGCCGTCCAATATTTGGCTCGACACCACAGACGGCAAAGTCCTTGCCAAGACCGGCGACCCTGAACGTGGCGATATCGTCGTGTTCAAGTTCCCGGAAGACGAGTCCAAGGATTTTATCAAGCGCGTTATCGGTCTGCCCGGTGAGACCATCGAGATTCGTAATAAAGTAGTCTACATCGACGGCCAGCCTATCGACGAGCCGTATACCCAGCATACCAAATTTACTCGTAATCCCATCCGTGACGACTTCGGGCCGTTCACCGTGCCGCAGGACGAGTTCTTCGTCATGGGCGATAACCGTGAAGGCTCCTATGATTCCCGCTGGTGGGGACCGGTCAAGCGTCAGAAAATCGTGGGCAAGGCCCTCGTCATCTACTGGTCCTGGGGCTCCCTGACAGATATCAGATTTAACCGTATCGGAACCATGTTCAACTAG